One genomic window of Fusarium verticillioides 7600 chromosome 2, whole genome shotgun sequence includes the following:
- a CDS encoding threonine synthase gives MATDSTHTQSQVYLSTRGGDYGLSFETVVLKGLAADGGLFLPHEIPAATEWQSWKDLSYQELAFQIFSLYISRSEIPAEDLQGIINRSYSTFRAQEVTPLVQLKDNLHLLELFHGPSYSFKDCALQFLGNLFEYLLARKNEGKEGKDRHHLTVVGATSGDTGSAAIHGLRGKKDVSVTILHPKGRVSPIQELQMTTCTDANVHNLAVTGTFDDCQDIVKALFGDPETNASLKLGAVNSINFSRILAQIVYYFYSYFSLAKKSSTFKVGDKVRFVVPTGNFGDILAGYFATRMGLPVDKLVIATNENDILDRFWKSGKYEKQPAKGPEAQGGLEVDGVKAHEEGVKETLSPAMDILVSSNFERLLWFLAYEFAATVGMDVEFNRKQAGQEVAAWLKDLKVKGGFGPVYVDVLNSARKTFESERVSDPETLETIKSIYEQFSYVLDPHSSIGVTASLRSAQRAEANMPHISLCTAHPAKFAGAVELALKDEKDFNFQEKVLPEEFVGLEKLPKRVSDVSNDWKAVRELVKEQVEKELSGQR, from the exons ATGGCCACCGATTCGACACATACGCAATCGCAAGTCTACCTCTCCACAAGAGGTGGCGACTATGGT CTCTCCTTCGAGACCGTTGTCCTAAAGGgcttggctgctgatggcggtctcttcctcccccATGAGATTCCCGCTGCGACAGAATGG CAAAGCTGGAAAGACCTCTCGTACCAGGAACTGgccttccagatcttcagCCTCTACATCTCCCGCAGCGAAATCCCCGCCGAAGACCTAcaaggcatcatcaaccgaAGCTACTCTACATTCCGCGCCCAAGAAGTCACTCCCCTCGTCCAGCTCAAGGACAACCTGCACCTCCTCGAACTCTTCCACGGTCCTAGCTACTCCTTCAAGGACTGTGCGCTGCAGTTCCTCGGCAATCTCTTCGAGTACCTCCTTGCGCGAAAGAACGAGGGCAAGGAGGGTAAGGACCGACATCACTTGACTGTTGTTGGTGCGACGAGTGGTGAT ACTGGATCCGCTGCTATTCATGGATTGAGGGGCAAGAAGGATGTGTCTGTTACTATTTTGCATCCCAAGGGCCGTGTCAGCCCTATCCAGGAGCTTCAGATGACGACGTGCACTGATGCCAACGTGCACAACCTCGCCGTTACCGGTACCTTTGACGACTGCCAG GACATCGTCAAGGCCCTCTTTGGCGACCCCGAGACCAACGCCTCCCTCAAGCTCGGAGCcgtcaactccatcaacttctcccGCATCCTCGCCCAGATCGTGTACTACTTCTACTCCTACTTCTccctcgccaagaagtccTCCACCTTCAAGGTCGGCGACAAGGTGCGCTTCGTCGTCCCCACCGGAAACTTTGGCGACATTCTCGCCGGCTACTTCGCCACCCGCATGGGCCTTCCCGTCGACAAGCTTGTTATCGCGACTAACGAGAACGATATCCTTGATCGATTCTGGAAGAGCGGAAAGTACGAGAAGCAGCCTGCCAAGGGCCCTGAGGCTCAGGGTGGTCTGGAGGTCGATGGTGTCAAGGCTCATGAGGAGGGTGTCAAGGAGACGCTCAGCCCTGCTATGGACATTTTGGTCTCGAGTAACTTTGAGCGTCTACTTTGGTTCTTGGCTTACGAGTTTGCTGCTACTGTTGGCATGGATGTTGAGTTCAACCGCAAGCAAGCTGGTCAAGAAGTCGCTGCTTGgctcaaggatctcaaggtcaagggcgGTTTCGGCCCCGTCTACGTCGACGTTCTCAACAGCGCCCGCAAGACCTTTGAGAGCGAACGAGTCAGCGATCCCGAGACCCTcgagaccatcaagagcatctACGAGCAATTCAGCTACGTTCTCGACCCCCACTCCTCCATCGGCGTCACCGCCTCTCTCCGCTCTGCCCAACGCGCCGAGGCCAACATGCCTCACATTTCCCTGTGCACAGCTCACCCCGCCAAGTTCGCCGGTGCCGTTGAGCTTGcgctcaaggatgagaaggactttAACTTCCAGGAGAAGGTTCTTCCTGAGGAGTTTGTCGGACTTGAGAAGTTGCCCAAGCGAGTTTCTGATGTTTCGAATGATTGGAAGGCTGTGAGGGAGCTTGTTAAGGAgcaggttgagaaggagctTAGCGGACAGCGATGA